From uncultured Flavobacterium sp., one genomic window encodes:
- a CDS encoding RHS repeat-associated core domain-containing protein: protein MKNFYLTQIFLLIGLFASGQTTPTGSSTEVGVTQGELSVSLSGAANYNIPIAVPPGINGVVPKVSLAYNSQGDNGVAGYGWNISGLSSIKRIPSTKFHDGISDPVDFDNLDRFSLDGQRLIIKSGTSGVYGSNEIVYETENFSNTKITSYGVHPGGANYGPSYFKVEYPDGSKAIYGNSIDSRSITDWAITYWENAQGVRISYTYALANNILNITTIKYSARLDGTPINEIQFVYKARLREEHTYTGGQLFIRNTVLSDIKVLGNGVGYRNYNLTHDTTSLFYERLKSITEKSGDNTKSYNPTIFEYENTEDTISMLESFTALSVNSTPVMPEGHIIDKNAENGGDDTKILGDFGMDNKFGLITFSSNAQKRSSYTFYPNIDSNTTSVVGTKIYTKSIFDEIFLVNSLSGNASSGYKLEQNQNWCVARTDGNSNLTTFSIFSNNSEGNSPVKLEHEINYTFPMYFNESISNSNMAYGAIKTYLSGDFNGDKITDVIIIEGGMPFGSNIPYNIPSRTVGDGDIRIGTNDTSGGGVYFVNLDPRAASNAVNFAGRLSGEFRKTTTGGQGQSSFFAADIDGDGKTDIVVTNKNVIDIYSLNNANTFVKVQTITIPVSNTGYSPYLWPALADYNGDGRIDYGPKLFSDGISFTPSDNPSTPYNNGSIGKFIDFNSDGATDIFSVSSLDRLNLKFASVTNLFPLPAKELTYDYGFNTGGYTYSMLVNKNTMSKNQVVLFKDAGTRDRSLRYLVVNKDSSKDKLLRSVTLGNGVKETITYSSLTNGNGVYTANVLTENYPNQDIVNAPELKVVSKIEKQSKSQYKKQLFFYSGAVTNLDGLGFLGFYSTVRTNWHDDNSQIISYISKNDISQRGVNVENYEVLGLYEPLRCYSSFTERTIVKKDYTVTGSENLIASQSITLDADTVIESESDFSASINEEANAAVNTPTNYIKKTLSTYESDLLANKVFKFKNISNKQFDALQNISTETAIDYDEYNNPKKIVTFTKEGGTTLQTSVTNIVYETPKVSPYIVGRSSSKIQNVSLGGSNMATEELYEYDSNQLLSQIKKKGDATTNYVTENNWYDVFGNIIKKIVKAGSDSRETSYEYDSSGRFLNKSIDIEKLATTFQYNTNGTLKSKTNPFLQTTLYDYDEWFKKTKETDYLGNKIVYKYLNNLGGVIFTKTSDDGTLTEDTFDDLGRKTKSGAKNIMGSFSYVSYLYDIQDRNFKVSEPYIGAAPSQWNETKFDEYGRIFRTIAHTFKTVDITYSGLTTQIYDGTKNETYVKDALGNVISKFDKPDNIIKYTYFPNGSLKESNYGGVKTIVSLDGWGRKSQFEDPSAGIFKYKYNDFGELTSEENKNGITTYKLSSAGKVIEKTIIGGTDTNSKTTYTYDDTAKLLVSSKFEDLTNGTNTITTEYTYDPSQRISKKLETTPYAVFTKDFKYDSFGRLLAETSTAARLGSGKSSVKNVKYTYQNGSQYQIFDNDTNALLWQTNAINARGQLLSAQNGPTTITNTYDPYGYTLQLKYDKTASSVNIVTLNTAFFDVKKGNLDSRSNSLFAWNESFKYDSFDRLTEYTNSKGVQETQSYDDKGRITQNSLGTYNYAVDKPYQNSSISVTPEASTYYTAKPTQNISYNTFKSPVLIDEKGIDKISFEYNDDNGRTAMFYGDLQDEKLKRPYHKYYSADGSMEIKENIKTGVFDFVTYIGGDGYSAPIAVKSDGLGNQKYLYLQRDYQGSIVAITDQSGTVIEKRLFDAWGGIVKVQDGTGNTLTGLSTLDRGYTGHEHLQSVGIINMNGRLYDPKLHRFLQPDNNIQDPFNTQNYNRYGYVLNNPLKYIDPSGESIFEFVLGLVFSTYVHGAAASGGQLNPFKWDSSAWISSLAGTASSVGSYSATTGLNSYVDNYNNKPPQGASAISSGKNDEFIHNYVSTKESNPSRYNNEAFGYAGLLTTGLIADDVTGVGVADDVLIPVAWGAATTVWVWDNREVIKDDAREIVDAIHRSLDPRGFHYVTYTKTSLDGSKVYVGRSSGYGTPEQIVKNRDANHHIDNGLIKYGPAELSSSLPATKPGGYSSRLLDSSYWAIRGSEQLQIDYWRSKNMSGNIREGIGAGNENITKYINWGIRLLY from the coding sequence ATGAAGAATTTTTACTTAACGCAGATATTCTTATTGATAGGTTTGTTTGCTTCTGGACAAACAACTCCAACAGGTTCGTCGACAGAAGTTGGTGTTACACAAGGAGAATTGTCCGTTTCTTTATCCGGAGCAGCAAATTATAATATTCCTATTGCTGTTCCTCCCGGAATCAATGGTGTAGTACCAAAAGTAAGTCTCGCATATAATAGTCAGGGAGATAATGGAGTGGCTGGTTACGGCTGGAATATTTCTGGATTATCTTCAATAAAAAGAATCCCGTCAACTAAATTTCATGATGGTATTTCTGATCCGGTTGATTTTGATAATTTAGACAGATTTTCGTTAGATGGACAAAGATTAATTATTAAAAGTGGGACTTCCGGAGTTTATGGCTCGAATGAAATAGTATATGAAACGGAGAATTTTTCAAATACTAAGATAACTTCTTATGGAGTTCATCCTGGTGGAGCTAATTATGGTCCTTCGTACTTTAAAGTAGAGTATCCTGATGGATCAAAAGCAATTTATGGTAACTCTATAGATTCTCGTTCTATTACTGATTGGGCAATTACCTATTGGGAGAATGCTCAAGGTGTTCGAATAAGTTACACCTATGCTTTAGCTAATAATATTTTAAACATTACTACAATAAAATATAGTGCTAGATTAGATGGTACTCCCATTAATGAAATACAATTTGTTTACAAAGCCAGATTGAGAGAGGAACACACTTATACTGGAGGTCAGCTTTTTATTAGAAATACAGTTTTGAGTGATATTAAAGTGCTGGGAAATGGTGTTGGTTATAGAAATTATAACCTTACCCATGACACAACATCTCTTTTTTATGAAAGGTTGAAAAGTATAACAGAAAAAAGTGGGGATAATACTAAAAGTTACAATCCAACTATTTTTGAGTACGAAAATACTGAAGATACTATTTCAATGCTAGAATCTTTTACAGCCTTAAGTGTGAACTCTACTCCAGTTATGCCTGAAGGACATATTATAGATAAAAATGCTGAAAATGGAGGGGATGATACGAAAATTTTGGGAGATTTTGGAATGGATAACAAATTTGGTCTTATAACTTTTTCTTCAAATGCTCAAAAAAGAAGCAGTTATACATTTTATCCTAATATAGATTCAAATACCACATCTGTGGTAGGGACCAAGATTTATACAAAAAGTATTTTTGATGAAATATTTTTGGTTAATAGTTTGTCCGGAAATGCTTCATCAGGTTATAAATTAGAACAAAATCAAAATTGGTGTGTGGCAAGAACAGACGGTAATTCGAATTTAACAACATTTTCAATATTTTCAAATAATTCTGAAGGAAATAGTCCTGTAAAACTGGAACATGAAATTAATTATACGTTTCCTATGTATTTTAATGAGAGTATTTCAAATAGCAATATGGCGTACGGGGCAATAAAAACCTATCTATCTGGAGATTTTAATGGTGATAAGATTACTGACGTAATTATTATTGAAGGTGGAATGCCGTTTGGTAGTAATATTCCTTATAATATTCCTTCAAGAACGGTAGGGGATGGAGACATTAGAATAGGTACCAACGATACATCTGGCGGTGGTGTATATTTTGTGAATTTAGATCCAAGGGCTGCCTCTAACGCAGTTAATTTTGCGGGGAGGTTAAGTGGGGAATTTAGAAAAACTACTACGGGGGGACAAGGACAATCATCATTTTTTGCAGCAGACATTGATGGTGATGGTAAAACGGATATTGTTGTAACCAATAAAAATGTTATTGATATTTATTCATTAAATAATGCGAATACCTTTGTTAAGGTGCAAACCATTACAATTCCTGTAAGTAATACAGGATATTCTCCATATTTATGGCCGGCTCTGGCAGATTATAATGGTGATGGAAGAATTGATTACGGACCAAAACTTTTTTCTGATGGGATTTCTTTTACTCCTTCTGATAATCCTTCCACTCCGTATAATAATGGATCAATAGGTAAATTTATAGATTTTAATAGTGATGGAGCCACTGATATTTTTTCTGTTTCTTCTTTAGATCGGTTAAATTTAAAATTTGCATCAGTTACAAATCTTTTTCCTTTACCTGCCAAAGAACTTACTTATGATTATGGTTTTAATACAGGCGGTTATACCTATTCTATGCTTGTTAATAAAAACACGATGTCAAAAAATCAAGTGGTTTTATTTAAAGATGCTGGAACTAGAGATAGGTCGTTGCGCTATTTGGTAGTAAATAAAGACTCGAGTAAGGATAAACTTTTGAGATCGGTTACATTAGGTAACGGGGTTAAAGAAACAATTACTTATTCATCGCTAACTAATGGTAACGGTGTTTATACCGCAAACGTACTTACTGAAAATTATCCGAATCAGGATATTGTTAATGCCCCTGAATTAAAAGTTGTATCAAAAATTGAAAAGCAAAGTAAGTCTCAATATAAAAAGCAATTGTTCTTCTATTCAGGTGCGGTAACTAACTTAGATGGACTTGGTTTTCTTGGTTTTTATTCTACAGTTCGCACGAATTGGCATGATGATAACTCTCAAATTATTTCGTATATCTCTAAGAATGATATTAGCCAAAGAGGTGTTAATGTAGAAAATTATGAGGTTTTAGGGCTTTATGAACCTCTGAGATGTTATTCAAGTTTTACTGAAAGAACAATCGTTAAAAAAGATTATACGGTAACAGGGTCTGAAAATTTGATAGCTTCACAAAGTATCACTTTAGATGCAGATACAGTAATAGAATCAGAAAGTGATTTTTCTGCAAGCATCAATGAAGAAGCTAATGCTGCTGTAAATACACCAACAAATTATATTAAAAAAACTCTTTCAACTTATGAAAGTGATTTATTAGCTAATAAAGTTTTTAAGTTTAAAAATATCTCTAACAAGCAGTTTGATGCTTTACAAAATATAAGTACGGAAACAGCGATAGATTATGATGAATATAATAATCCTAAAAAGATTGTAACATTTACAAAAGAAGGAGGGACAACTTTACAAACAAGTGTTACTAATATTGTTTATGAAACACCTAAAGTTTCGCCTTATATTGTTGGCAGATCCTCTAGTAAGATTCAAAATGTATCATTGGGTGGTTCTAATATGGCAACAGAAGAATTGTATGAATATGATTCTAATCAGCTTCTGTCACAAATCAAGAAAAAAGGTGATGCAACAACTAATTATGTTACAGAAAACAATTGGTATGATGTATTCGGAAACATTATTAAAAAAATAGTAAAAGCGGGTTCAGATTCCAGAGAGACAAGTTATGAATATGATTCTTCGGGAAGATTTTTAAATAAGAGTATTGATATTGAAAAATTAGCTACAACATTCCAGTATAATACTAATGGAACATTAAAATCAAAAACGAATCCTTTTCTTCAAACAACCCTTTACGATTATGATGAATGGTTTAAAAAGACAAAAGAAACAGATTATCTTGGTAACAAGATCGTATACAAGTATCTGAATAATTTAGGCGGTGTAATCTTTACAAAAACATCGGATGATGGTACTTTAACTGAAGATACATTTGATGATTTAGGGAGAAAAACAAAGTCGGGAGCTAAAAACATCATGGGATCATTCTCTTATGTTTCTTACTTGTATGATATTCAGGATCGAAATTTTAAAGTAAGCGAACCTTATATTGGTGCCGCCCCATCACAATGGAATGAGACAAAATTTGATGAGTACGGAAGGATATTTCGGACTATAGCCCATACATTTAAAACAGTAGATATTACATATTCCGGGCTTACTACTCAAATCTATGATGGAACAAAAAATGAAACCTATGTTAAAGATGCTCTGGGGAATGTCATATCTAAATTTGATAAACCGGATAATATTATCAAATATACTTATTTTCCTAACGGTAGTTTAAAAGAGTCTAACTATGGAGGAGTAAAAACAATTGTTTCGTTAGATGGCTGGGGACGAAAAAGTCAATTTGAAGATCCTTCGGCAGGGATTTTTAAATATAAGTATAATGATTTTGGGGAACTCACCAGTGAGGAAAATAAAAACGGAATAACGACTTATAAATTAAGTAGTGCTGGTAAAGTAATAGAAAAAACAATAATAGGGGGAACTGATACAAATTCTAAAACAACATATACTTATGATGATACCGCTAAGTTATTGGTAAGTAGTAAGTTTGAAGATTTGACAAACGGAACAAATACAATAACGACTGAATATACGTATGACCCTTCACAACGAATTAGCAAAAAACTAGAAACTACGCCTTACGCTGTATTCACAAAAGATTTTAAATATGATTCTTTTGGGAGGTTATTAGCGGAAACATCAACAGCAGCAAGATTGGGTTCGGGTAAGTCTAGTGTGAAAAACGTTAAATATACGTATCAGAATGGATCACAATATCAAATATTTGATAATGACACCAATGCTCTTTTATGGCAAACGAATGCAATAAATGCTAGAGGGCAATTATTGTCTGCTCAGAATGGCCCAACTACAATTACTAACACTTATGATCCGTATGGTTATACTTTGCAGTTGAAGTATGACAAAACAGCATCTTCTGTAAATATAGTAACTTTAAATACTGCTTTTTTTGATGTAAAAAAAGGAAATTTAGACAGTCGTTCGAATAGTTTATTTGCCTGGAATGAAAGTTTTAAATATGATAGTTTTGATAGGCTAACCGAATATACTAATTCAAAAGGAGTTCAGGAAACACAATCTTATGATGATAAAGGTAGAATTACGCAGAATAGCTTAGGGACTTATAACTATGCAGTAGACAAACCTTATCAAAACTCTTCGATATCAGTTACTCCTGAAGCATCAACGTATTACACTGCAAAACCAACTCAGAATATAAGCTATAATACTTTTAAAAGCCCTGTTTTAATTGATGAAAAGGGAATAGATAAAATAAGTTTTGAGTATAATGACGACAATGGGAGAACGGCCATGTTTTATGGAGATCTACAAGATGAAAAGCTTAAAAGACCGTATCATAAATATTACTCTGCAGATGGTAGTATGGAGATTAAAGAGAATATAAAAACAGGAGTATTTGATTTTGTTACTTATATTGGAGGAGATGGCTATTCTGCACCTATAGCTGTTAAAAGTGATGGATTGGGCAATCAGAAATATTTATATTTGCAAAGAGATTATCAGGGCTCAATTGTAGCAATAACAGATCAGTCAGGTACTGTTATTGAAAAAAGACTGTTTGATGCCTGGGGTGGTATTGTTAAGGTGCAAGACGGCACCGGAAATACATTGACAGGACTATCAACATTAGATCGCGGATATACAGGTCATGAACATTTGCAAAGTGTTGGTATAATAAATATGAACGGTCGTTTGTATGATCCGAAACTGCATCGTTTCCTGCAACCGGATAATAATATACAAGATCCTTTTAATACGCAAAACTATAATAGGTATGGATATGTCTTAAATAATCCTTTAAAATATATAGATCCAAGTGGGGAATCAATTTTTGAATTTGTATTAGGACTTGTTTTTTCAACATATGTACATGGAGCTGCTGCAAGTGGTGGACAGCTTAATCCTTTTAAATGGGATTCAAGTGCATGGATAAGTTCATTGGCGGGTACTGCATCGAGTGTTGGGTCGTATAGTGCTACTACCGGGCTGAATAGTTATGTAGATAATTATAATAATAAACCTCCACAAGGAGCAAGTGCAATTAGTTCAGGTAAAAATGATGAATTTATTCATAATTATGTATCTACAAAAGAAAGTAATCCTTCCAGATATAACAATGAAGCATTTGGATATGCAGGTCTTTTAACCACAGGATTAATAGCTGATGATGTGACAGGAGTTGGAGTTGCCGATGATGTTCTTATACCGGTAGCTTGGGGAGCAGCAACAACAGTATGGGTCTGGGATAATAGAGAAGTAATAAAGGATGACGCCAGAGAAATTGTAGATGCTATTCATAGATCACTTGATCCAAGGGGATTTCATTATGTAACTTATACAAAAACAAGCTTAGATGGTTCTAAGGTTTATGTAGGAAGGTCTAGTGGATATGGTACTCCTGAGCAAATAGTAAAGAATAGAGATGCGAATCATCATATTGATAATGGATTAATAAAATATGGGCCAGCAGAGCTTTCTAGTTCTTTGCCGGCAACAAAACCAGGAGGTTATTCATCGCGATTATTGGATTCTTCTTACTGGGCCATTAGAGGAAGTGAGCAATTACAGATTGACTATTGGAGGAGTAAAAATATGTCTGGAAATATAAGAGAAGGAATAGGTGCAGGTAATGAGAACATTACGAAATATATAAATTGGGGTATTAGGTTGTTATATTAA
- a CDS encoding TonB-dependent receptor, protein MRLYLLIMLFFSGISFAQNTITGSVTDGNKQAIPGANIVIVGDQSGTSTDFDGTFKLTTSVKPPFTIKVSAVGFTSKIVNITAANQKVDVVLKDEENKLDEIVVSASRTPERVLESPVTIERMGIQEIKKTASPSFYDGMENMKEVQMNTSSMTFKSVNTRGFATVANTRFMQLVDGMDNSSPLLNFVLGNMIGVSEIDVQSVELLPGASSALYGANAFNGILFMNSKSPFTNQGISTYLKMGQTSQNAAGNNIYYDFGIRMAHAFNKYIAVKANFTYMKATDWYATDYNDKTRTGIDRSDPNYDGINVYGDEVSTNLKGVGQSLASLGLIPAGAVNLLPSTNVSRTGYNETNLTDNKAGNTKIDFSFHGRPFGDERLEIIWQSKFGFGNAVYQGANRYYLNNFSMQQHKIEFKGKNFFLRGYTTSEDGGQSYDMVFTGINVDRKWKDDKTWFGQYAGAYIQATLGGATPEQAHAAGRSTADTGRYMPGTSAFKNAFNQVISDESVLTGSKLVDNSRIYHSDANYNFKDMIKWAEIQVGGSFRLYELNSHGRIYTDANGPINYNEYGAYTQLAKKFMDDRLKFTGSIRYDKSKNFDGNFSPRLALVYSGGEKKNHNFRGSFQTGFRNPSTQDQYIGFNIGNAVLLGSAPDNLGRFSETFNVSAEGQMYNGGKATKDMTGYDAYGNSYIASSVSAFAALAGSNPIAAAALLQKSRANYVKPEKVKAFELGYRSVYEGFSIDVNGYYNIYNDFIGNLNVISTYYGEAQDNPNLAAGPTDAGFQSVRAIQNGEYRAYQLYTNSDVEIHSLGFGIGVSRKIIADFELGLNYNYAQFDFDQAKDPSFEAGFNTPKHRIKASIGNDKLFKNFGFNVSGRWNSEYMWQSSFADGLIKSATVIDAQINYAVPVLKSVFKLGAANIGGKEYTQVIGSGSIGQQYFASWTINP, encoded by the coding sequence ATGAGACTGTATTTACTAATTATGTTGTTTTTCAGCGGAATATCTTTTGCGCAGAATACAATTACTGGTTCTGTTACTGATGGTAACAAACAAGCTATTCCTGGTGCCAATATTGTTATTGTAGGAGATCAAAGTGGTACTTCTACAGATTTTGACGGGACATTTAAATTAACTACTTCGGTTAAGCCTCCATTTACAATTAAAGTATCTGCGGTTGGATTTACTTCTAAAATAGTAAATATTACAGCAGCTAATCAAAAGGTAGATGTGGTTTTGAAAGATGAAGAGAACAAACTGGATGAAATTGTAGTTTCTGCTTCAAGAACTCCAGAGCGTGTTTTGGAATCTCCGGTTACCATTGAAAGAATGGGAATTCAGGAGATTAAAAAAACTGCTTCACCATCTTTTTATGATGGTATGGAGAACATGAAAGAGGTACAGATGAATACAAGTAGTATGACTTTTAAATCTGTTAATACCAGAGGATTTGCTACCGTGGCAAATACTCGTTTCATGCAGTTGGTTGACGGAATGGATAACTCATCTCCGTTGTTGAATTTTGTACTTGGAAACATGATTGGGGTTTCTGAAATAGATGTTCAGAGTGTTGAGCTTTTACCCGGAGCATCATCTGCTTTGTATGGGGCAAATGCTTTTAACGGAATTTTGTTTATGAATAGTAAAAGCCCATTTACGAATCAAGGTATTTCGACTTACTTAAAAATGGGGCAAACTTCTCAAAATGCTGCAGGTAATAACATATATTATGATTTTGGGATAAGAATGGCTCATGCGTTCAATAAATATATTGCTGTCAAGGCTAACTTTACTTATATGAAAGCTACTGATTGGTACGCGACAGATTATAATGATAAAACTAGGACCGGAATAGATAGAAGTGATCCAAATTATGACGGAATAAATGTCTATGGTGATGAAGTTTCTACAAACCTAAAAGGTGTAGGGCAATCATTGGCAAGTTTGGGATTGATTCCTGCTGGAGCAGTAAATTTATTGCCAAGCACTAATGTTAGTAGAACCGGTTATAATGAAACAAATCTTACAGATAATAAAGCGGGTAATACAAAAATAGATTTTTCATTTCATGGAAGACCTTTTGGGGATGAAAGATTAGAAATTATCTGGCAAAGTAAATTTGGTTTTGGTAATGCTGTTTATCAAGGAGCAAACAGATATTATTTGAATAATTTTTCAATGCAACAACATAAAATAGAATTTAAAGGGAAGAATTTCTTTTTAAGAGGATATACAACATCTGAGGATGGTGGACAATCTTATGATATGGTGTTTACAGGAATTAATGTCGACAGAAAATGGAAAGACGATAAAACCTGGTTTGGTCAATATGCAGGTGCTTATATTCAGGCTACTTTGGGCGGGGCAACTCCTGAGCAAGCTCATGCGGCTGGAAGAAGTACTGCCGATACAGGACGTTATATGCCGGGAACGTCAGCATTTAAAAATGCTTTTAATCAGGTGATTAGTGATGAAAGTGTATTGACAGGTTCTAAGCTTGTTGATAATTCAAGAATTTATCATTCTGATGCTAATTATAATTTTAAGGATATGATAAAATGGGCTGAAATTCAGGTTGGAGGATCTTTCAGGTTGTATGAGTTGAATTCTCACGGAAGAATTTATACTGATGCAAACGGTCCTATTAATTATAATGAGTACGGAGCTTATACGCAATTGGCAAAGAAATTCATGGATGATAGATTGAAATTTACAGGATCTATTCGTTATGATAAATCAAAAAACTTTGACGGAAATTTTTCTCCTAGATTAGCACTTGTATATTCTGGAGGAGAAAAGAAGAATCATAATTTTAGAGGATCTTTCCAAACAGGTTTCAGAAATCCATCTACACAAGATCAATATATCGGATTTAATATCGGGAATGCTGTGTTGCTTGGTTCTGCTCCGGATAACTTAGGAAGATTTAGTGAAACTTTTAATGTTAGTGCCGAAGGTCAGATGTACAATGGCGGAAAAGCAACAAAAGATATGACAGGTTATGATGCTTATGGTAATTCATATATTGCGAGTTCAGTATCTGCTTTTGCTGCATTGGCAGGATCTAATCCAATTGCGGCAGCTGCATTGTTGCAAAAATCAAGAGCAAATTATGTGAAACCGGAAAAAGTAAAAGCTTTTGAATTAGGATATCGCTCTGTTTATGAAGGATTCTCTATAGATGTAAATGGTTATTATAATATTTATAATGATTTTATTGGTAATCTTAATGTAATTTCTACTTACTACGGAGAAGCTCAGGATAATCCTAATCTTGCTGCAGGACCTACAGATGCTGGTTTTCAATCAGTGCGTGCGATTCAAAACGGAGAATACAGAGCATACCAATTGTATACAAACTCAGATGTAGAAATTCATTCACTTGGTTTTGGAATTGGTGTTTCCAGAAAAATAATTGCTGATTTTGAATTGGGATTGAACTACAACTACGCTCAATTTGACTTTGATCAGGCAAAAGATCCAAGCTTCGAAGCTGGTTTTAATACTCCAAAACACAGAATTAAAGCGTCTATTGGAAATGATAAATTATTCAAAAACTTTGGGTTCAATGTAAGCGGAAGATGGAATAGCGAATACATGTGGCAATCAAGTTTTGCTGATGGTTTAATTAAATCTGCTACAGTAATTGATGCTCAAATTAACTATGCAGTGCCAGTATTGAAATCTGTTTTCAAATTAGGAGCTGCAAATATTGGAGGAAAAGAATATACTCAGGTAATTGGATCAGGATCAATAGGTCAGCAATATTTTGCTTCTTGGACAATTAACCCATAA
- a CDS encoding G-D-S-L family lipolytic protein, with amino-acid sequence MIKNFKWLLLVSLTFIACNSDDNTTAVVDSSDGLPLTSGSANFSKYVALGNSLTSGFSDGALFKKGQEGAYTNILAQQFKLVGGGEFKIPYTNDNVGGLLFQGQLNPAFGPRLYFNGSAPVPVSGTPTTEVFNPAIVSGGPYNNTGVPGAKSFHLLSPTYGAAAGLANGTANPYYVRFAPNGTTSVLAYAMSQTPTFFSLWIGNNDVLGYATTGGDGTNPITPATGAPGVGFDGTYSALITTLTSTGAKGVVANIPYVTSIPFFKTVPYNPLTAKVLGGGSEAVGTATINALNAQLYGPLKQALTAFGAGTRINLLSTTGSNPLLIKDESLTNLSAQLTAAFTPTLGAQTAAFYGAVFGQARQATATDLVLLTTQSAIGAAPTAANSGLGMAPPAPLDKFGITYPLQDKYVLIPTEIAELEVATNAFNATIKSLADSKGLAFVDANAIMGQIDKGGIVANNFTMASTFVTGGTFSLDGVHPSPRGYAFIANKFIEAINAKYGSNLKGVDVGKYPILYPAILP; translated from the coding sequence ATGATAAAAAATTTCAAATGGCTTTTATTGGTTTCGTTGACCTTTATAGCCTGTAATAGTGATGATAATACTACAGCAGTAGTAGATTCGTCTGACGGATTACCATTGACTTCGGGTTCTGCTAATTTTTCAAAATATGTTGCATTAGGAAATTCTTTAACTTCGGGTTTTAGTGATGGTGCATTATTCAAAAAAGGACAAGAAGGTGCTTATACTAATATTTTGGCACAACAATTTAAGTTAGTTGGTGGTGGAGAGTTTAAAATTCCATACACAAATGATAATGTTGGAGGATTGCTTTTTCAAGGACAACTGAATCCTGCATTTGGACCAAGATTGTATTTTAATGGATCAGCTCCAGTTCCAGTAAGTGGAACGCCAACAACAGAAGTGTTTAATCCGGCTATTGTATCCGGAGGTCCTTATAATAATACAGGTGTTCCCGGAGCTAAAAGTTTTCATTTGTTGTCTCCAACTTATGGTGCTGCTGCAGGTTTGGCGAATGGAACAGCAAATCCGTACTATGTGCGTTTTGCTCCAAATGGTACAACTTCAGTATTAGCTTATGCAATGAGTCAGACGCCAACATTCTTTTCTTTATGGATTGGAAACAATGATGTATTAGGATATGCCACTACAGGAGGAGATGGCACAAACCCAATTACTCCGGCTACTGGTGCGCCAGGTGTTGGTTTTGACGGAACTTATTCGGCTCTTATTACTACTTTAACTTCAACAGGAGCAAAAGGTGTTGTGGCTAATATTCCGTATGTGACTTCGATTCCGTTTTTTAAGACAGTTCCTTATAATCCTTTAACCGCTAAAGTTTTAGGAGGAGGTAGTGAAGCTGTTGGTACGGCAACAATAAATGCTTTGAATGCACAACTTTATGGACCGTTAAAGCAGGCATTAACTGCTTTTGGAGCAGGAACAAGAATTAACTTATTGTCGACAACAGGATCAAACCCATTATTGATAAAAGATGAGTCTTTAACAAACTTGTCTGCTCAATTAACAGCTGCTTTTACGCCTACTCTTGGTGCTCAAACAGCTGCTTTTTATGGTGCAGTTTTTGGACAGGCACGTCAGGCAACAGCAACAGATCTAGTTCTTCTGACAACACAATCAGCAATTGGAGCAGCGCCGACAGCAGCGAACTCAGGATTAGGGATGGCACCGCCGGCGCCTTTGGATAAATTTGGAATTACATATCCTTTGCAAGATAAATATGTGTTGATTCCAACAGAAATTGCAGAATTAGAGGTTGCAACAAATGCATTTAATGCAACTATAAAGTCACTTGCAGATTCTAAAGGTTTAGCGTTTGTTGATGCAAATGCTATTATGGGGCAAATTGATAAAGGAGGAATAGTAGCAAATAATTTCACGATGGCATCGACATTTGTAACAGGAGGAACTTTTTCTTTAGATGGAGTTCATCCTTCTCCAAGAGGTTATGCTTTTATTGCAAATAAGTTTATTGAGGCGATCAATGCTAAATATGGATCAAATTTGAAAGGAGTAGATGTGGGTAAATATCCAATTCTATACCCTGCAATATTACCGTAA